From the genome of Azospira restricta, one region includes:
- the ccmB gene encoding heme exporter protein CcmB → MIGMVGAITARDLRLAMRRQADIVSVLFFFIIVASLFPLGVGPEPDLLRKLAPGVLWVGALLATMLSLPRLFADDYRDGTLEQLVLAPQPLGLTVLGKVLAHWLVSGLPLALLAPVLGIQFDLAGDALLVLTVSLLIGTPALSGIGAIGAALTLGLRGGGVLVSLLVLPLYIPVLIFGAGAVDATVTGLGAEAHLSILGALAIAGVFFAPWATAAALRISLE, encoded by the coding sequence ATGATCGGCATGGTGGGCGCGATCACCGCGCGCGATCTGCGGCTGGCGATGCGCCGGCAGGCCGACATCGTGTCGGTGCTGTTCTTCTTCATCATCGTCGCCAGCCTGTTCCCGCTCGGCGTCGGTCCGGAGCCGGACCTGCTGCGGAAGCTGGCCCCGGGGGTGCTGTGGGTCGGCGCGCTGCTGGCGACGATGCTGTCGCTGCCGCGGCTGTTCGCCGACGACTACCGCGACGGCACGCTCGAGCAGCTGGTGCTGGCGCCGCAGCCGCTCGGCCTGACCGTGCTCGGCAAGGTGCTCGCGCACTGGCTGGTGTCCGGCCTGCCGCTGGCGCTCTTGGCGCCGGTGCTCGGCATCCAGTTCGACCTGGCCGGCGACGCGCTGCTGGTGCTGACCGTGTCGCTCTTGATCGGCACGCCGGCGCTGTCCGGCATCGGCGCCATCGGCGCGGCGCTGACGCTGGGCCTGCGCGGCGGCGGCGTGCTGGTGTCGCTGCTGGTGCTGCCGCTGTACATCCCGGTGCTGATCTTCGGCGCCGGCGCGGTCGATGCGACGGTGACCGGCCTCGGCGCCGAGGCGCACCTGTCGATCCTCGGCGCGCTGGCGATCGCCGGCGTGTTTTTCGCGCCGTGGGCAACCGCGGCGGCCTTGAGAATTTCGCTCGAATAG
- the ccmA gene encoding cytochrome c biogenesis heme-transporting ATPase CcmA, with protein MLEASNLECQRGERRLFSRIGFRVDGGEMLFLQGRNGAGKTTLLRMICGLTHPVAGEIRWKGEPIGQLGDEFREELCYLGHLNAIKEELTPLENLLASAHLAGEALSEDDAIDALEAVGLAGREDLACKYLSQGQKRRVALSRLVHEKRALWVLDEPFVALDVAAVAWLAGLIGAHLQRGGMAVLTTHQAVDIPAGAVKELKLS; from the coding sequence ATGCTCGAAGCCTCCAACCTTGAATGCCAGCGCGGCGAACGGCGCCTGTTCTCGCGCATCGGCTTCCGCGTCGACGGCGGCGAGATGCTGTTCCTGCAGGGCAGGAACGGCGCCGGCAAGACGACGCTGCTGCGCATGATCTGCGGGCTGACGCACCCGGTCGCCGGCGAGATCCGCTGGAAGGGCGAGCCGATCGGCCAACTCGGCGACGAATTCCGCGAGGAGCTGTGCTACCTCGGCCATTTGAACGCGATCAAGGAGGAGCTGACGCCGCTCGAGAACCTGCTGGCGTCGGCGCACCTCGCCGGCGAAGCCCTCTCCGAGGACGACGCGATCGACGCGCTGGAAGCGGTCGGGCTGGCCGGGCGCGAGGACCTCGCCTGCAAGTACCTGTCGCAAGGGCAGAAGCGGCGCGTCGCGCTGTCCCGGCTGGTGCATGAAAAGCGCGCGCTGTGGGTGCTCGACGAGCCCTTCGTCGCCCTCGACGTGGCGGCGGTGGCCTGGCTGGCCGGGCTGATCGGCGCCCACCTGCAGCGCGGCGGGATGGCCGTGCTGACCACGCACCAGGCGGTGGACATTCCCGCCGGCGCGGTGAAGGAGCTGAAGCTCTCATGA
- the nirB gene encoding nitrite reductase large subunit NirB, with protein sequence MKKEKLILVGNGMAGVRAIEELLALAPDKYEITVFGEEPHGNYNRILLSHVLSGEKPFADTVLNDRAWYEKHGIRLESGRKVVAINRARRQVIAADGTIADYDKLLLATGARPTMMPLPGSHLFGVMSFRNIAEVETMLDLARPGRRAVVVGGGLLGLEAAYGLKQRGMQVTVVHLMDKLMERQLDAPAAALLKRSLEERGIAVELGAETQGFVGGKQVEAVRLRDGRTLPADLAVVAIGIRPNVELAQQSGIHCQRGIVVNGSMQTYDPRIYAVGECVEHAGNTYGLVAPLFKQAKVVANHLAGLGHARYEDQPLATKLKITGIDLYSAGHFGGGDGYEELVMEDPGRGVYKKLVIRDNRLAGALLYGDTTNETWYYDLMRDGSDISELRPNLLHGHGHLGDAGHSGAVAVASMPDETEVCGCNGITKGMIVKAITDKGLFTLEEVRSHTKASASCGSCTGKVEQILAFTLGGDYSPAPQEKPLCGCTEHTHAEVRNAIREQHLTTIPETMRFLEWKTPDGCPKCRPALNYYLISTWPGEAKDDPQSRVHNERVHANIQNDGSYSVVPRTWGGLTNAKELRVIADLAEKYNVPVKVTGGQRLAIPFIKKEDLPKVWATLNDNDMLSGFAYGKAVRSVKSCVGKGLCRFGTQDSLGLGVAVEKKFWGAWTPHKFKMGVSGCPRNCAEATIKDFGIVGVDSGWELHVGGTCGVRVRATDLLCKVATDDEAIEHAAAFLQLYREEGWYLERSSAWIERVGMPYVKKRILDDGAARQALAERFWHAQQFAQVDPWQDRAKSDRPDYEYAALEVVEAAA encoded by the coding sequence ATGAAGAAGGAAAAACTGATACTGGTCGGCAACGGCATGGCCGGCGTCCGCGCCATCGAGGAACTGCTCGCGCTGGCGCCGGACAAGTACGAGATCACCGTGTTCGGCGAGGAGCCGCACGGCAACTACAACCGCATCCTGCTCTCGCACGTGCTCTCGGGCGAGAAGCCGTTCGCCGACACGGTGCTCAACGACCGCGCCTGGTACGAGAAGCACGGCATCCGGCTGGAGAGCGGCAGGAAGGTGGTGGCGATCAACCGCGCCCGCCGCCAGGTGATCGCCGCCGACGGTACCATCGCCGACTACGACAAGCTGCTGCTCGCCACCGGTGCGCGGCCGACGATGATGCCGCTGCCCGGCAGCCACCTGTTCGGCGTCATGAGCTTCCGCAACATCGCCGAGGTCGAGACGATGCTCGACCTCGCCCGCCCCGGCCGCCGCGCGGTCGTCGTCGGTGGCGGCCTGCTCGGGCTGGAGGCGGCCTACGGCCTGAAGCAGCGCGGCATGCAGGTGACCGTCGTGCACCTGATGGACAAGCTGATGGAGCGCCAGCTCGACGCGCCGGCGGCGGCGCTCTTGAAGCGCTCGCTGGAAGAGCGCGGCATCGCCGTCGAACTCGGCGCCGAGACGCAGGGCTTCGTCGGCGGCAAGCAGGTCGAGGCGGTACGCCTGCGCGACGGGCGCACGCTGCCGGCCGACCTCGCGGTGGTCGCCATCGGCATCCGCCCCAACGTCGAGCTGGCGCAGCAGTCCGGCATCCATTGCCAGCGCGGCATCGTCGTCAACGGCAGCATGCAGACCTACGATCCGCGCATCTACGCGGTCGGCGAATGCGTCGAGCACGCCGGCAACACCTACGGCCTGGTCGCGCCGCTGTTCAAGCAGGCGAAGGTCGTCGCCAACCATCTCGCCGGCCTCGGCCATGCGCGCTACGAGGACCAGCCGTTGGCGACCAAGCTGAAGATCACCGGCATCGACCTCTATTCGGCCGGCCACTTCGGCGGCGGCGACGGCTACGAGGAGCTGGTCATGGAGGACCCCGGCCGCGGCGTCTACAAGAAGCTGGTGATCCGCGATAACCGGCTCGCCGGCGCGCTGCTCTACGGCGACACGACGAACGAGACCTGGTACTACGACCTGATGCGCGACGGCTCGGACATCTCCGAACTGCGCCCGAACCTGCTGCACGGCCACGGCCACCTGGGCGACGCCGGCCACAGCGGCGCCGTCGCCGTCGCCAGCATGCCCGACGAGACCGAGGTCTGCGGCTGCAACGGCATCACCAAGGGCATGATCGTCAAGGCGATCACCGACAAGGGGCTGTTCACGCTCGAGGAGGTGCGTTCGCACACCAAGGCCTCGGCGTCCTGCGGCTCGTGCACCGGCAAGGTCGAGCAGATCCTCGCCTTCACGCTCGGCGGCGACTACAGCCCGGCGCCGCAGGAAAAGCCGCTGTGCGGCTGCACCGAGCACACCCACGCCGAGGTGCGCAACGCGATCCGCGAGCAGCACCTGACGACGATTCCAGAAACGATGCGCTTCCTCGAATGGAAGACGCCGGACGGCTGCCCGAAGTGCCGGCCGGCGCTCAACTACTACCTGATCTCGACCTGGCCGGGCGAAGCCAAGGACGACCCGCAAAGCCGCGTGCACAACGAGCGCGTGCACGCCAACATCCAGAACGACGGCAGCTACTCGGTGGTGCCGCGGACCTGGGGCGGGCTGACCAACGCCAAGGAACTGCGCGTCATCGCCGACCTCGCCGAGAAGTACAACGTGCCGGTCAAGGTCACCGGCGGCCAGCGGCTGGCGATCCCGTTCATCAAGAAGGAGGATCTGCCCAAGGTGTGGGCGACGCTGAACGACAACGACATGCTCTCCGGCTTCGCCTACGGCAAGGCAGTGCGCTCGGTGAAGTCCTGCGTCGGCAAGGGCCTGTGCCGCTTCGGCACGCAGGACTCGCTCGGTCTCGGGGTCGCCGTCGAGAAGAAGTTCTGGGGCGCGTGGACGCCGCACAAGTTCAAGATGGGCGTCTCCGGCTGCCCGCGCAACTGCGCCGAGGCGACGATCAAGGACTTCGGCATCGTCGGCGTCGATTCCGGCTGGGAGCTGCACGTCGGCGGTACCTGCGGCGTGCGCGTGCGCGCCACCGACCTGTTGTGCAAGGTCGCCACCGACGACGAGGCGATCGAGCACGCCGCCGCCTTCCTGCAGCTCTACCGCGAGGAGGGCTGGTACCTGGAGCGCTCGTCGGCGTGGATCGAGCGCGTCGGCATGCCCTACGTGAAGAAGCGCATCCTCGACGACGGCGCAGCGCGCCAGGCGCTCGCCGAGCGCTTCTGGCACGCGCAGCAGTTCGCCCAGGTCGACCCCTGGCAGGACCGCGCGAAGTCCGACCGTCCCGATTACGAATACGCGGCGCTCGAAGTCGTCGAAGCCGCCGCCTGA
- a CDS encoding nitrite reductase (NAD(P)H) small subunit produces the protein MTTIRNEMQWIDAGPLEAIPSPGARRLPSAHGDIAVVRTGSGAVYAIDDRCPHKGGPLSQGMVFGERVQCPLHGLVIDLPTGFAVGPDTGAVSTYPVRVADGRILVGLLPQTASAACGGGCACAQAA, from the coding sequence ATGACGACGATTAGGAACGAGATGCAGTGGATCGACGCCGGCCCGCTCGAGGCCATCCCCAGCCCCGGCGCCCGCCGCCTGCCGAGCGCGCACGGCGACATCGCCGTCGTCCGCACCGGCAGCGGAGCGGTCTACGCGATCGACGACCGCTGCCCGCACAAGGGCGGCCCGCTCAGCCAGGGCATGGTCTTCGGCGAGCGCGTGCAGTGTCCGCTGCACGGGTTGGTCATCGACCTGCCGACCGGCTTCGCCGTCGGCCCCGACACCGGCGCGGTGAGCACCTATCCGGTGCGTGTCGCCGACGGCCGCATTCTCGTCGGGCTGTTGCCGCAGACGGCGAGCGCCGCCTGCGGCGGCGGCTGCGCCTGCGCGCAGGCGGCCTGA
- a CDS encoding nickel-dependent hydrogenase large subunit produces the protein MDAGKLTITVGWDGARCVTAALASTRPQAAQALVGRDADEAVALVPRLFSLCGQAQGLAARLALAAARGQPAAASACAAARRAVVLEAIGEHLWRLCLDWPPLLGGAPRLDDFRRWRQRLAAAAPADDAALAAELLAFLPSLAPGAWPAETAAPSVALLPPVAAAEWARVGIDAAFAACPQWQGAPAETGALARHAGDVAVAGLLAQGRRIAARVAARLADLRELAATLVDPARVVDWFDAAPVAAGVGLARVETARGLLLHLMQVKDERVGCHVIVAPTEWNFHPQGAFAGEIAGIPAATRDAAAAAARRLALALDPCVAYEVVVEDA, from the coding sequence ATGGACGCGGGCAAACTCACCATCACAGTCGGCTGGGACGGCGCGCGCTGCGTGACGGCGGCACTCGCCTCGACGCGGCCGCAGGCGGCGCAGGCGCTCGTCGGCCGCGACGCCGACGAGGCGGTGGCGCTAGTGCCGCGGCTGTTCTCGCTGTGCGGCCAGGCGCAGGGCCTCGCCGCGCGGCTGGCGCTGGCAGCGGCGCGCGGCCAGCCCGCCGCTGCCAGCGCCTGTGCGGCGGCGCGGCGTGCGGTCGTGCTCGAGGCGATCGGCGAGCACCTCTGGCGGCTGTGCCTCGACTGGCCGCCGCTGCTCGGCGGCGCGCCCCGCCTCGACGACTTCCGCCGCTGGCGGCAGCGCCTCGCCGCAGCGGCGCCGGCCGACGATGCGGCGCTCGCCGCCGAACTACTCGCCTTTCTCCCTTCGTTGGCGCCGGGCGCCTGGCCGGCGGAAACAGCGGCGCCGAGCGTCGCGCTGCTGCCGCCGGTTGCCGCCGCCGAGTGGGCGCGCGTCGGCATCGACGCGGCCTTCGCCGCCTGTCCGCAATGGCAGGGCGCGCCGGCTGAAACCGGCGCGCTGGCGCGGCACGCCGGCGATGTCGCCGTCGCCGGGTTGCTGGCGCAGGGGCGGCGGATCGCCGCCCGCGTCGCGGCGCGGCTGGCCGACCTGCGCGAGCTGGCGGCGACCCTCGTCGACCCGGCGCGGGTTGTCGACTGGTTCGACGCGGCGCCCGTGGCCGCCGGCGTCGGGCTGGCCCGCGTCGAAACCGCGCGCGGACTCCTCCTCCATCTGATGCAGGTCAAGGACGAGCGGGTGGGGTGCCATGTTATCGTCGCCCCCACGGAGTGGAATTTCCATCCGCAGGGGGCGTTTGCCGGCGAGATCGCCGGCATCCCGGCGGCGACGCGCGACGCGGCGGCCGCGGCGGCGCGCCGGCTGGCGCTGGCGCTCGACCCCTGCGTCGCTTACGAGGTGGTGGTCGAAGATGCATGA
- the hypA gene encoding hydrogenase maturation nickel metallochaperone HypA, with protein MHEMSLAEGVVQIIEDAAREQGFRKVKTVFLEIGWLSSVEPDAMAFCFGAVSRGTIADGATLEIIEVPGRGECLSCGRTVEIGAVFDPCPECGGYPVHPTAGTEMRVRELEVD; from the coding sequence ATGCATGAAATGTCGCTGGCCGAAGGGGTGGTCCAGATCATCGAGGACGCCGCCCGCGAGCAAGGTTTCCGTAAGGTGAAGACGGTATTTCTGGAGATCGGCTGGCTGTCGTCGGTCGAGCCGGACGCGATGGCCTTCTGCTTCGGTGCGGTGTCGCGCGGCACCATTGCCGACGGCGCGACGCTGGAGATCATCGAGGTCCCGGGCCGCGGCGAATGCCTGTCCTGCGGCAGGACGGTCGAGATCGGCGCCGTCTTCGACCCCTGCCCGGAATGCGGCGGCTACCCGGTGCATCCGACCGCGGGCACCGAAATGCGCGTCAGGGAACTCGAAGTCGACTAA
- the hypB gene encoding hydrogenase nickel incorporation protein HypB has product MCTTCGCAAGETRIDGEAVHGHDHEHWHVHADGTAHAHPPANNPYRPAAPAHAHRHGDAAAAAHESAGSVHYGHGPAGAHAPGMSQSRMVQIERDILSKNDAYAAQNRARFLDQGIFALNLVSSPGSGKTTLLCRTIDALKTKHALAVIEGDQQTSHDAERIRATGAPALQINTGKGCHLDALMVGHAVQKLAPADASLLFIENVGNLVCPAAFDLGEAHKVAILSVTEGEDKPLKYPDMFRAASLMLVNKIDLLPYVNFKLDEAIAHARRVNPQLAVIRVSATSGEGFAEWLGWIEAGLAAQAAKRQETVASLKRRIAELEARLAQG; this is encoded by the coding sequence ATGTGTACCACTTGCGGCTGCGCTGCCGGCGAAACGCGCATCGACGGCGAAGCCGTGCACGGCCATGACCATGAGCACTGGCATGTACACGCCGACGGCACGGCGCATGCGCATCCGCCGGCGAACAATCCTTACCGGCCGGCGGCGCCGGCGCATGCCCATCGCCACGGCGACGCCGCCGCCGCCGCGCACGAGAGCGCCGGCTCCGTCCATTACGGCCACGGCCCGGCCGGCGCGCACGCGCCGGGGATGTCGCAGTCGCGCATGGTGCAGATCGAGCGCGACATCCTGTCCAAGAACGACGCCTACGCCGCGCAGAACCGCGCCCGCTTCCTTGATCAGGGCATCTTCGCGCTGAACCTGGTCTCCAGCCCCGGCTCGGGCAAGACGACGCTGCTCTGCCGGACGATCGACGCGCTCAAGACGAAGCATGCGCTGGCCGTGATCGAGGGCGACCAGCAGACCAGCCACGACGCCGAGCGCATCCGCGCGACCGGCGCGCCGGCCTTGCAGATCAACACCGGCAAGGGCTGCCACCTCGACGCGCTGATGGTCGGCCACGCCGTCCAGAAGCTGGCGCCGGCGGACGCTTCGCTGCTCTTCATCGAGAACGTCGGCAACCTCGTCTGCCCGGCCGCCTTCGACCTCGGCGAGGCGCACAAGGTGGCGATCCTGTCGGTCACCGAGGGCGAGGACAAGCCGCTGAAGTACCCGGACATGTTCCGCGCCGCGTCGCTGATGCTGGTGAACAAGATCGACCTCCTGCCCTACGTGAACTTCAAGCTCGACGAGGCGATCGCACACGCCCGCCGCGTCAATCCGCAGCTGGCGGTGATCCGGGTGTCGGCGACCAGCGGCGAAGGCTTCGCCGAGTGGCTGGGCTGGATCGAGGCCGGCCTCGCCGCGCAGGCAGCGAAGCGGCAGGAGACGGTGGCGTCGCTGAAGCGGCGCATCGCCGAACTCGAAGCCCGGCTCGCGCAAGGCTGA
- the hypF gene encoding carbamoyltransferase HypF, producing MPGIVCQRIRVTGVVQGVGYRPFVWRLANELELHGWVRNTGGGVEIEVCGKPPQVNALIERLSREAPPLARVDDVRAHPAERKGDAAAEFVILDSDGGPATTTIGHDTAICADCLGELFDPKSRRWRYAFTNCTHCGPRYTISRGIPYDRARTALAPFPLCRDCRQEYERPADRRFHAEANCCAKCGPRLTLLDESGAEIAGDPLAKTLTLLRQGGIVAIKGLGGFHLVCDARNAEAVSALRERKAREEKPFAVMVANLASASSLVQVGIGEPALLEAAERPIVLMKKRHAADERLPGVAPGMAWLGLMLPYTPLHYLLFHEAAGRPAGTAWLSRPQELALVMTSANPGGEPLVTGNDEALLRLSEIADAYLIHDRDIVVRCDDSVLRAAPGGFQFLRRARGFTPRAIRLPYPGPATLAVGGWFKNTVCVTRGNEAFVSQHIGDLDNAATCSFFEETVAHLLAVLQVKPERVAHDLHPDFHSTRFAADYARMRGLPAIAVQHHHAHLAAVLAEHGIRDATIGLALDGVGLGSDGGAWGGELLHAARRSCRRLGSLRPLPLPGGDRAAREPWRMAAAVLHRLGRADEIERRFADQPAATMLGQLLERGVNCPPSSSLGRWFDAAAGLLGVCRTMAFEGQAAMLLEGLAERYGEMLPIDHGWRIDGGELDLTPLLAVLADETNPGRGAAVFHATLAAALADWVRGFADGGRVLGAGGCFLNQVLVRGLRSRLATHGLTLVEAQRLPPNDGGLALGQAWVAMNSDIEEH from the coding sequence ATGCCCGGCATCGTCTGCCAGCGCATCCGCGTCACCGGCGTCGTCCAGGGCGTCGGCTACCGGCCGTTCGTCTGGCGGCTGGCCAACGAGCTCGAGCTGCACGGCTGGGTGCGCAACACCGGCGGCGGCGTCGAGATCGAGGTCTGCGGCAAGCCGCCGCAGGTCAACGCGCTGATCGAGCGCCTGTCGCGCGAGGCGCCGCCGCTGGCGCGCGTCGACGACGTGCGCGCGCACCCCGCCGAACGCAAGGGCGATGCCGCGGCCGAGTTCGTCATCCTCGACAGCGACGGCGGTCCGGCGACGACGACGATCGGCCACGACACGGCGATCTGCGCCGACTGCCTCGGCGAGCTGTTCGACCCGAAGTCGCGCCGCTGGCGCTATGCCTTCACCAACTGCACGCACTGCGGCCCGCGCTATACGATCAGCCGCGGCATCCCGTACGACCGCGCGCGCACCGCGCTGGCGCCGTTCCCGTTGTGCCGCGACTGCCGCCAGGAATACGAACGCCCGGCCGACCGCCGCTTCCACGCCGAGGCCAACTGCTGCGCGAAGTGCGGCCCGCGGCTGACGCTGCTCGACGAGAGCGGCGCCGAGATCGCCGGCGACCCGCTGGCGAAGACGCTGACGCTGCTGCGCCAGGGCGGCATCGTCGCCATCAAGGGGCTGGGCGGCTTCCACCTCGTCTGCGACGCGCGCAACGCCGAGGCGGTGAGCGCGCTGCGCGAGCGCAAGGCGCGCGAGGAGAAGCCGTTCGCGGTGATGGTCGCCAACCTGGCGTCGGCGTCGTCGCTGGTGCAGGTCGGCATCGGCGAGCCGGCGCTGCTCGAAGCGGCCGAGCGGCCGATCGTGCTGATGAAGAAGCGGCACGCCGCCGACGAGCGCCTGCCCGGCGTCGCGCCGGGGATGGCTTGGCTCGGGCTGATGCTGCCGTACACGCCGCTGCACTACCTGCTCTTCCACGAGGCCGCCGGGCGGCCGGCCGGTACCGCCTGGCTGTCGCGGCCGCAGGAGCTGGCGCTGGTGATGACCAGCGCCAACCCCGGCGGCGAGCCGCTGGTGACCGGCAACGACGAGGCACTGCTGCGCCTCTCGGAGATCGCCGACGCCTACCTGATCCACGACCGCGACATCGTCGTCCGCTGCGACGACTCGGTGCTGCGCGCCGCGCCCGGCGGCTTCCAGTTCCTGCGCCGGGCGCGCGGCTTCACGCCGCGCGCGATCAGGCTGCCCTACCCGGGACCGGCGACGCTGGCCGTCGGCGGCTGGTTCAAGAACACCGTCTGCGTCACGCGCGGCAACGAGGCCTTCGTCTCGCAGCACATCGGCGACCTCGACAACGCCGCGACCTGCAGCTTCTTCGAGGAAACCGTCGCGCACCTGCTGGCCGTGCTGCAGGTGAAGCCGGAGCGCGTCGCGCACGACCTGCACCCGGATTTCCACTCGACCCGCTTCGCCGCCGACTACGCGCGCATGCGCGGGCTGCCGGCGATCGCCGTGCAGCACCACCATGCGCACCTGGCGGCGGTGCTCGCCGAGCACGGCATCCGCGACGCGACGATCGGCCTCGCGCTCGACGGCGTCGGGCTGGGCAGCGACGGCGGCGCCTGGGGCGGCGAGCTGTTGCACGCCGCGCGCCGCAGCTGCCGGCGCCTCGGCTCCTTGCGGCCGCTGCCGCTGCCCGGCGGCGACCGCGCCGCGCGCGAACCGTGGCGGATGGCGGCGGCGGTGCTGCACCGCCTCGGCCGCGCCGACGAGATCGAGCGCCGCTTCGCCGACCAGCCGGCGGCGACGATGCTCGGCCAGCTGCTCGAACGCGGCGTCAACTGCCCGCCCTCGTCCAGCCTCGGCCGCTGGTTCGACGCCGCCGCCGGCCTGCTCGGCGTGTGCCGGACGATGGCCTTCGAGGGCCAGGCGGCGATGCTGCTCGAAGGGCTGGCGGAACGCTACGGCGAGATGCTGCCGATCGACCACGGCTGGCGGATCGACGGCGGCGAGCTCGACCTGACGCCGCTGCTCGCCGTGCTCGCCGACGAGACCAATCCCGGCCGCGGCGCCGCGGTGTTCCACGCGACGCTGGCGGCGGCGCTCGCCGACTGGGTGCGCGGCTTCGCCGACGGCGGCCGGGTGCTCGGCGCCGGCGGCTGCTTCCTCAACCAGGTGCTGGTGCGCGGCCTGCGCAGCCGGCTGGCGACGCACGGGCTGACGCTGGTCGAGGCGCAGCGGCTGCCGCCGAACGACGGCGGGCTGGCGCTCGGCCAGGCCTGGGTGGCGATGAATTCCGACATCGAGGAGCACTGA
- a CDS encoding HypC/HybG/HupF family hydrogenase formation chaperone, whose product MCLALPCKVVAIDGETATIDVSGMKKDISLALLDDVAVGDYVIVHVGYALTKLDPDEAEKTLALFAEMGEQAMAEAAREIH is encoded by the coding sequence ATGTGTCTCGCACTCCCCTGCAAGGTCGTCGCCATCGACGGCGAGACGGCGACGATCGACGTCTCCGGCATGAAGAAGGACATCTCGCTGGCGCTGCTGGACGACGTCGCCGTCGGCGACTACGTGATCGTCCATGTCGGCTACGCACTGACGAAACTCGACCCGGACGAGGCCGAGAAGACGCTGGCGCTGTTCGCCGAGATGGGCGAGCAGGCAATGGCCGAGGCGGCGCGTGAAATACATTGA
- the hypD gene encoding hydrogenase formation protein HypD codes for MKYIDEFRDGDLARGLSAAIRQAAVPARSYHFMEFCGGHTHAISRYGVADLLPDNVRMIHGPGCPVCVLPVGRVDMAIRLALDCGVTLCTYGDTLRVPASDSLSLMKAKARGGDIRMVYSSADALKVAQANPEKQVVFFAIGFETTTPPTAVAIKQAQALGLKNFSVLCCHVLTPSAISTILESPEVRQWGTVPLDGFIGPAHVSTIIGSQPYEFFAEEYRKPVVIAGFEPLDVMQAILMLVKQVNEGRAVVENEFSRAVTREGNVKAQNLVAEVFELRRQFEWRGLNVVPYSGLKIRKEFAEFDAEQRFPVAYVSVADNRACECGAILRGVKKPQDCKLFGTVCTPENPVGSCMVSSEGACAAHYTYGRYKDFQ; via the coding sequence GTGAAATACATTGACGAGTTCCGCGACGGCGACCTCGCGCGCGGCCTCTCCGCCGCGATCAGGCAGGCCGCCGTGCCTGCGCGCAGCTACCACTTCATGGAGTTCTGCGGCGGCCACACGCACGCCATTTCGCGCTATGGCGTCGCCGACCTTCTGCCCGACAACGTGCGCATGATCCACGGCCCGGGCTGCCCGGTCTGCGTGCTGCCGGTCGGCCGCGTCGACATGGCGATCCGCCTCGCGCTCGACTGCGGCGTGACGCTGTGCACCTACGGCGATACCCTCCGGGTACCGGCCTCGGACAGTCTTTCGCTGATGAAGGCGAAGGCGCGCGGCGGCGACATCCGCATGGTCTATTCGAGCGCCGACGCGCTGAAGGTCGCGCAGGCCAACCCGGAGAAACAGGTCGTCTTCTTCGCCATCGGCTTCGAGACGACGACGCCGCCGACGGCCGTCGCCATCAAGCAGGCGCAGGCGCTCGGCCTGAAGAATTTCTCCGTGCTCTGCTGCCACGTGCTGACGCCGTCGGCGATCAGCACCATCCTCGAATCGCCGGAAGTGCGCCAGTGGGGCACCGTGCCGCTCGACGGCTTCATCGGCCCGGCGCACGTGTCGACGATCATCGGCAGCCAGCCCTACGAGTTCTTCGCCGAGGAATACAGGAAGCCGGTGGTGATCGCCGGCTTCGAGCCGCTCGACGTGATGCAGGCGATCCTGATGCTGGTGAAGCAGGTGAACGAAGGCCGCGCCGTCGTCGAGAACGAGTTCTCGCGGGCGGTCACGCGCGAGGGCAACGTCAAGGCGCAGAACCTCGTCGCCGAGGTCTTCGAGCTGCGCCGCCAGTTCGAGTGGCGCGGCCTCAACGTCGTGCCGTATTCCGGGCTGAAGATCCGCAAGGAATTCGCCGAGTTTGATGCCGAGCAGCGCTTCCCGGTTGCCTACGTCTCGGTCGCCGACAACCGCGCCTGCGAGTGCGGCGCGATCCTGCGCGGCGTGAAAAAGCCGCAGGACTGCAAGCTGTTCGGCACCGTGTGCACGCCGGAGAACCCGGTCGGCTCGTGCATGGTGTCGTCCGAGGGCGCCTGCGCGGCGCACTACACCTACGGTCGCTACAAGGATTTCCAATGA